One region of Primulina tabacum isolate GXHZ01 chromosome 1, ASM2559414v2, whole genome shotgun sequence genomic DNA includes:
- the LOC142519062 gene encoding CRIB domain-containing protein RIC6-like, whose translation MSTKVKGLLKGLRYISQIFEDGKEPEMQIGLPTDVKHVAHIGWDGPSIDSPSWMKEFPSQTGFQSAPLGPPGELGENPEIKWVSADSGRGNKSSNSPRKDLPELPKSSRRHASAENNANDSPRKKDSSTKSRHSRRHQSKDSSEGGSVKSTRQLQESSQGTSSPSRDLPDIPKKSRRKKSKESVNGGGSTKSRSKGSNSNEPDTGSTLRNASFEQSPIPSIHEEEDESRLKSNGH comes from the exons ATGTCGACTAAGGTGAAGGGCCTTTTGAAAGGTCTAAGATACATTTCTCAGATATTCG AGGATGGAAAAGAGCCAGAAATGCAGATTGGCTTACCCACAGATGTAAAGCATGTAGCTCACATAGGATGGGATGGACCATCCATTGATTCACCTAGCTGG ATGAAAGAGTTTCCATCACAAACAGGATTCCAATCCGCACCGTTGGGCCCCCCAGGAGAACTTGGAGAGAACCCTGAAATCAAATGGGTTTCTGCAG ATTCAGGGAGAGGCAACAAATCATCGAATTCTCCACGCAAGGATCTCCCGGAGTTACCAAAATCTTCCAGGCGCCATGCCTCAGCAGAGAACAACGCAAACGACTCCCCGAGAAAGAAAGACTCATCAACCAAATCAAGACATTCAAGAAGGCATCAGTCCAAGGATTCATCAGAAGGCGGCAGCGTTAAGTCGACTCGCCAGCTACAAGAATCAAGCCAAGGAACCAGTTCGCCCTCACGAGACCTCCCCGACATCCCCAAGAAATCGCGTAGAAAGAAGTCCAAGGAGTCTGTCAACGGTGGTGGGTCCACGAAATCAAGATCCAAAGGCTCCAACTCCAATGAACCTGATACTGGGTCCACATTACGAAATGCCAGCTTTGAGCAGAGTCCTATTCCAAGTATACatgaagaagaggatgagagtaGATTAAAGTCTAATGGGCACTGA